The following proteins come from a genomic window of Deltaproteobacteria bacterium:
- a CDS encoding SDR family NAD(P)-dependent oxidoreductase produces MPNVTLITGAAGALGSAVVAHLLQQGHKIAAVDLPRSAERLAKLPSGALGLPFDANDPAAWREPMARVEKELGPLTGAVLIAGGWQGGGPLHARADDAIWKAMLGANLESAYRALRAVLPGLVERKAGSIVVVGSRAAVRPDTSAGAAEYAATKSAVVSLCQAVAAEVLSANVRVNAVLPSTIDTPANRAGMPQADFSAWVNPASLASVISFLLSDASKDVSGAALPVYGRA; encoded by the coding sequence ATGCCCAACGTCACCCTCATCACCGGCGCTGCGGGCGCCCTCGGCTCGGCGGTGGTCGCGCACCTCCTGCAGCAGGGCCACAAGATCGCCGCCGTGGACTTGCCCCGCTCGGCCGAGCGACTGGCCAAGCTCCCGTCCGGGGCGCTGGGCCTGCCCTTCGACGCCAACGATCCCGCGGCCTGGCGCGAGCCCATGGCCCGCGTGGAGAAGGAGCTCGGCCCTCTCACGGGCGCGGTGCTCATCGCCGGCGGGTGGCAGGGCGGCGGCCCGCTGCACGCACGCGCCGACGACGCCATCTGGAAGGCCATGCTCGGCGCCAACCTGGAATCGGCGTACCGCGCGTTGCGCGCGGTGCTGCCCGGATTGGTGGAGCGCAAGGCGGGAAGCATCGTCGTCGTCGGCTCGCGCGCGGCGGTGCGGCCCGACACCAGCGCGGGCGCGGCGGAGTACGCGGCCACCAAGAGCGCGGTGGTCTCGCTGTGTCAGGCGGTGGCGGCGGAGGTGCTCAGCGCCAACGTGCGCGTGAACGCGGTGCTGCCTTCCACCATCGACACGCCCGCGAACCGCGCCGGCATGCCCCAGGCCGACTTCTCCGCCTGGGTGAACCCGGCCTCGCTGGCGTCGGTGATCAGCTTTCTGCTCTCCGATGCGTCGAAGGACGTCTCGGGTGCCGCGCTGCCCGTGTACGGGCGCGCCTGA
- a CDS encoding MBL fold metallo-hydrolase: MPRFQDRATTPERGPRDMLRWQLERLRAPRPTQVDTPAPFRPNDGKLIQELSASLTWIGHASFVLQLGGAYVAVDPIMSERISGVVKRLAPVGLRYDALPPLDVVCLTHNHRDHLDLPTLKRLGPKPLYVVPLGNGPLLKDAGFPNVVELDWWETHRLGNVDITLVPARHWSMRFPWDRNDMLWGGYVFRGPEGVAYHSGDTALFDTFSEIGKRMGPIDWAMLPIGAYEPRWFMQPQHMNPEDAGQAFEMLGARTFVAMHWGTFKLTDEPTGEPPDRIRKIFAERGIEPGRLWILDVGETRALEKAP, encoded by the coding sequence ATGCCGCGCTTCCAGGATCGCGCCACCACCCCTGAACGCGGGCCCCGCGACATGCTCCGCTGGCAGCTCGAGCGCCTCCGCGCCCCGCGCCCGACACAGGTCGATACGCCCGCACCGTTTCGGCCCAATGACGGCAAGCTGATTCAGGAGCTGTCTGCGTCGCTCACGTGGATCGGCCACGCGAGCTTCGTGCTCCAGCTCGGCGGCGCGTACGTGGCCGTGGATCCGATCATGTCGGAGCGCATCAGCGGCGTGGTGAAGCGCCTCGCGCCCGTGGGCCTGCGCTACGACGCGCTCCCGCCCCTCGACGTGGTCTGCCTCACGCACAACCACCGCGACCACCTCGACCTGCCCACCCTCAAGCGGCTCGGGCCCAAGCCGCTATACGTGGTGCCGCTGGGGAACGGCCCGCTGCTCAAGGACGCGGGCTTTCCGAACGTCGTGGAGCTCGACTGGTGGGAGACCCATCGGCTCGGCAACGTGGACATCACGCTCGTGCCCGCGCGCCACTGGAGCATGCGCTTCCCCTGGGACCGCAACGACATGCTCTGGGGCGGCTATGTGTTCCGCGGGCCCGAGGGCGTGGCCTACCACTCCGGCGACACCGCGCTCTTCGACACCTTCAGCGAGATCGGCAAGCGCATGGGCCCCATCGACTGGGCCATGCTGCCCATCGGCGCGTACGAGCCGCGCTGGTTCATGCAGCCGCAGCACATGAACCCCGAGGACGCCGGCCAGGCCTTCGAGATGCTGGGCGCGCGCACCTTCGTGGCCATGCACTGGGGTACCTTCAAGCTCACCGACGAGCCCACCGGCGAGCCGCCCGACCGCATCCGCAAGATCTTCGCCGAGCGCGGCATCGAGCCCGGCCGGCTCTGGATCCTCGACGTGGGCGAGACCCGCGCGCTGGAGAAGGCGCCATGA
- a CDS encoding GAF domain-containing protein, which yields MSERDFDFEQVYGALPVAVALLADGRVVRTNPAMAELFRCAPEKLQGRSIWEFVSGGGNLERLQDRYAARLRGETVTPVYEMELQRDDGTALRVESTARALDEQRTIVVFRELPTGRGVPLVTTLAEAGVQLQRATTPEGVAQAAVALLAGLGLRAYISEVRDGTLNLIAATPGDEITALTHRLRPGYVNRPMGRRLDQLNQIFALARFMDDYPAVIREHLLTLGLDPALFAELLAMPVYARGVMTPLRVEGALWGTLTVTGADLQAHDTSALALFAAQVAAALEVARSFQSLQQTNRQLAAVHAMAAAGAEAELDRLLPKLLDTASESTASPCSMLWVLDGEELVLAGARGLADQPLGTRRPAPGSLTGKVLGEGRARAFALDRVTAETGFVVPPSKLKHLAILPLWHQGKAMGTLNLGREVDQPFTAADLAGAELIAAQLVVQLIKGRLIEAERRRVHDLQLLLDVGRLITASLDPDELLESAAANVARLVDASDAFIWLYDPATRELIGAATSTPDFREHFREVRMQINGPNTAAGRAILARAPVRILDAASSTIINTDLNLTYQVKSLLALPMLVRDQPIGAVTIGDRYRNREWTESEVERATVVVNQMAVAVANARLFDDLKRSYDKLAQAREELVKRERLAALGELSAVVAHEVRNPLGVVFNSLGSLRKAVRGNTDAEMLIGIVGEEADRLNRIVSDLLDFARPHEASLRLEPLEAVLESAREATLALTGGAHEIALELSPALPRVAADARMLRQAFINLLVNAVQASPRGGQVTMRAQSRAGKLRVEVADHGPGIPAAHRSRIFQPFFTTKATGTGLGLAVVKRIVEAHRGEVTLESTEGQGTTFSVSLPVPADDRATQPAI from the coding sequence GTGAGCGAGCGCGACTTCGACTTCGAGCAGGTGTACGGCGCGCTCCCCGTCGCGGTGGCGCTGCTCGCCGACGGCCGCGTGGTGCGCACCAACCCCGCCATGGCCGAGCTCTTCCGCTGTGCGCCCGAGAAGCTCCAGGGCCGCTCGATCTGGGAGTTCGTCTCCGGCGGCGGGAATCTCGAGCGCCTGCAGGACCGGTACGCCGCTCGCCTGCGCGGCGAGACGGTCACGCCCGTGTACGAGATGGAGCTCCAGCGCGACGACGGCACCGCCCTGCGCGTGGAGAGCACCGCCCGCGCCCTCGACGAGCAGCGCACGATCGTCGTCTTCCGCGAGCTGCCCACGGGCCGCGGGGTGCCGCTGGTGACCACCCTCGCCGAGGCCGGCGTGCAGCTGCAGCGCGCCACCACGCCCGAGGGCGTGGCCCAGGCGGCGGTGGCCCTGCTCGCCGGGCTGGGGCTGCGCGCGTACATCAGCGAGGTGCGGGACGGGACGCTCAACCTCATCGCGGCCACGCCGGGCGACGAGATCACCGCGCTCACCCATCGCCTCCGGCCCGGCTACGTGAACCGGCCGATGGGGCGCCGGCTGGACCAGCTCAACCAGATCTTCGCGCTCGCCCGCTTCATGGACGACTACCCGGCGGTGATCCGCGAGCACCTGCTGACGCTGGGGCTGGATCCGGCGCTGTTCGCCGAGCTCCTGGCCATGCCGGTCTACGCGCGTGGCGTGATGACGCCCCTGCGCGTGGAGGGCGCGCTCTGGGGAACCCTGACGGTGACGGGCGCGGACCTCCAAGCCCACGACACCTCCGCGCTCGCGCTGTTCGCGGCCCAGGTGGCGGCGGCGCTGGAGGTCGCGCGCTCCTTCCAGAGCCTGCAGCAGACCAACCGGCAGCTCGCCGCGGTGCACGCCATGGCCGCCGCCGGCGCCGAGGCCGAGCTCGACAGGCTGCTTCCCAAGCTCCTCGACACCGCCTCCGAAAGCACCGCCAGCCCCTGCAGCATGCTCTGGGTCCTCGACGGCGAAGAGCTCGTGCTCGCCGGCGCGCGCGGGCTGGCCGATCAGCCGCTGGGCACGCGTCGGCCCGCGCCAGGCTCGCTCACCGGCAAGGTGCTGGGCGAGGGAAGAGCGCGGGCCTTCGCGCTCGACCGCGTGACGGCCGAGACCGGCTTCGTGGTGCCCCCGTCGAAGCTCAAGCACCTGGCGATTCTGCCCCTCTGGCACCAGGGCAAGGCGATGGGCACGCTGAACCTGGGGCGCGAGGTCGACCAGCCGTTCACCGCTGCGGACCTCGCGGGCGCGGAGCTCATCGCCGCGCAGCTGGTGGTGCAGCTCATCAAGGGCCGGCTCATCGAGGCCGAGCGCCGCCGGGTGCACGACCTGCAGCTGCTCCTCGACGTGGGCCGGCTCATCACCGCCTCGCTCGACCCCGACGAGCTCCTCGAGAGCGCCGCCGCCAACGTGGCCCGCCTCGTGGACGCCAGCGACGCCTTCATCTGGCTCTACGACCCGGCCACCCGCGAGCTCATTGGCGCGGCCACCTCGACGCCCGACTTCCGCGAGCACTTCCGCGAAGTGCGGATGCAGATCAACGGGCCCAACACCGCCGCGGGCCGGGCCATCCTCGCGCGCGCGCCCGTCCGCATCCTGGACGCGGCCAGCTCCACCATCATCAACACCGACCTCAACCTCACCTACCAGGTGAAGAGCCTGCTCGCCCTGCCCATGCTGGTGCGCGACCAGCCCATCGGCGCGGTGACCATCGGCGACCGGTATCGCAACCGCGAGTGGACCGAATCGGAGGTCGAGCGGGCCACGGTGGTGGTGAACCAGATGGCGGTGGCGGTGGCGAACGCCCGCCTCTTCGACGACCTGAAGCGCAGCTACGACAAGCTGGCCCAGGCGCGCGAGGAGCTGGTGAAGCGCGAGCGCCTGGCCGCGCTGGGCGAGCTCTCGGCGGTGGTCGCGCACGAGGTGCGCAATCCCCTGGGCGTGGTCTTCAACTCGCTGGGCTCGCTGCGCAAGGCGGTGCGGGGCAACACCGACGCGGAGATGCTCATCGGCATCGTGGGCGAGGAGGCCGACCGGCTGAACCGGATCGTGTCGGACCTGCTCGACTTCGCGCGGCCGCACGAGGCCAGCCTGCGCCTGGAGCCGCTGGAGGCGGTGCTGGAGAGCGCCCGTGAGGCCACGCTGGCGCTCACCGGCGGCGCCCACGAGATCGCGCTGGAGCTGAGCCCCGCGCTGCCCCGCGTGGCCGCCGACGCGCGCATGCTGCGTCAGGCTTTCATTAACCTTCTCGTTAATGCCGTACAGGCCTCGCCGCGCGGCGGCCAGGTGACGATGCGCGCCCAGTCGCGTGCGGGAAAGCTGCGCGTGGAGGTGGCCGACCACGGCCCGGGCATCCCCGCGGCGCACCGCTCGCGCATCTTCCAGCCGTTCTTCACCACCAAGGCCACCGGCACCGGCTTGGGCCTGGCGGTGGTGAAGCGCATCGTGGAGGCGCACCGCGGCGAGGTGACGCTGGAGAGCACCGAGGGACAGGGCACCACCTTCAGCGTGAGCCTGCCGGTGCCGGCGGACGATCGCGCGACGCAACCCGCGATCTGA
- a CDS encoding TSUP family transporter, giving the protein MIHLTTQAQALLALAAFGAGFVDAIAGGGGVITLPALLFAGLPPHLALGTNKGQSVFGSAAALVRYARSGLLDGKLARATFPLGLVGSAIGAQLVLAVSPAALKVVVLVLLMGVAVFLALSGKPGQARAPVSRPVLVASLLAFGLGAYDGFFGPGVGTFLIVAFVALLGRTLDRASADAKAVNFASNLAAVTLFASRGVVLWSVALPMAVAQAAGAWLGAHVTVRGGAKVVRPVALLVTVGLVARLVRDLWVG; this is encoded by the coding sequence ATGATCCACCTCACCACCCAGGCCCAGGCGCTGCTCGCGCTGGCCGCGTTCGGCGCCGGCTTCGTGGACGCCATCGCCGGCGGCGGCGGGGTGATCACCTTGCCGGCGCTGCTCTTCGCCGGGCTGCCGCCGCACCTCGCGCTGGGCACCAACAAGGGCCAGAGCGTCTTCGGCTCCGCGGCGGCGCTGGTGCGCTACGCGCGCTCGGGGCTGCTCGACGGCAAGCTCGCGCGCGCCACCTTTCCGCTGGGGCTGGTGGGCTCGGCGATCGGTGCGCAATTGGTGCTCGCGGTGAGCCCCGCCGCGCTCAAGGTCGTGGTCCTGGTGCTCTTGATGGGTGTGGCCGTGTTCCTCGCGCTCTCGGGCAAGCCGGGACAGGCGCGCGCGCCGGTGTCGAGGCCAGTGCTCGTGGCCAGCCTGCTCGCCTTCGGGCTGGGCGCGTACGACGGCTTCTTCGGCCCCGGGGTGGGCACGTTCCTGATCGTGGCCTTCGTGGCCCTCCTCGGCCGCACCCTCGATCGCGCCAGCGCCGATGCCAAGGCGGTGAACTTCGCCTCCAACCTCGCCGCCGTGACCCTCTTCGCCTCGCGCGGGGTGGTGCTCTGGAGCGTCGCGCTGCCCATGGCCGTGGCCCAGGCCGCGGGCGCCTGGCTGGGCGCGCACGTGACCGTCCGCGGCGGCGCGAAGGTCGTCCGGCCGGTGGCCCTGCTGGTGACCGTGGGCCTCGTGGCCCGCCTGGTGCGCGATCTCTGGGTGGGCTGA
- a CDS encoding serine/threonine protein kinase, with product MSEIGPTAISRPRPPDVVPGYRLLELVGKGGMGEVHRALQLSLERRVAVKLLAANLAQDPGFVARFEKEAAALAQLSHPNIVSIVDKGKAGETYYLVMEFVEGPSLRELLKNGVAQEAALRAVYEVAKAIDYAHGRGIVHRDLKPENILIDAQAGNIAKVSDFGLAGFLEDSAGRFNVTATHVAMGTLAYMAPEQRVDAKKADHRADIYSLGVMLYEVLTGDLPMGSYPAATSRKPELDKRVDPIIERCLKPDPAARYQKASELLADLEPLVTMVTMPPPTLTSWDKFVIDVRRRVQTAGRVTGGILVAGASVVLAVAAARNSLPKPPPELPTAVFSTELPDMDREAVPARVEDHGLVHQVWIGTGPDQLTSLPEGRPLEVATADGLASLKIRSMVPDHPVGRVKVDVVEIDGQAARLNADVNVEPLHPDLRARWRKLVFGEEQSPRIALSMLGSPGRHATVMIGPPGTPVALEWVFGERRGVMLGPPSPADPSHLAIEIDLDGELRAFVGKGLDRRPVGEPVALGKGWRKIFGRLPMPQFDCAEGTCEFSKVVYEIEKEPPPPPPPPVVAAVLPPEPVEPVPPPPARPGRPGKKGPERAEKSEHNLKHAEEGKKVVSGKKNEKPLEKPAHRGREGR from the coding sequence ATGAGCGAGATCGGCCCCACCGCCATCAGCCGCCCGCGGCCCCCCGACGTCGTCCCCGGCTACCGGCTCCTGGAGCTGGTGGGCAAGGGCGGGATGGGCGAGGTGCACCGCGCGCTCCAGCTCTCGCTCGAGCGCCGGGTGGCCGTGAAGCTGCTGGCCGCGAACCTGGCGCAGGATCCCGGCTTCGTGGCGCGCTTCGAGAAAGAGGCCGCGGCGCTGGCGCAGCTCAGCCACCCCAACATCGTCTCCATCGTCGACAAGGGAAAGGCCGGCGAGACCTACTACCTGGTGATGGAGTTCGTGGAGGGGCCCTCGCTCCGCGAGCTGCTCAAGAACGGCGTGGCCCAAGAGGCGGCGCTGCGCGCGGTCTACGAGGTGGCCAAGGCCATCGACTACGCGCACGGCCGCGGCATCGTGCACCGCGATCTCAAGCCCGAGAACATCCTCATCGACGCCCAGGCGGGAAACATCGCCAAGGTCTCCGACTTCGGCCTAGCCGGCTTCCTCGAGGACAGCGCCGGCCGCTTCAACGTCACCGCCACCCACGTGGCCATGGGGACGCTGGCGTACATGGCGCCGGAGCAGCGCGTCGACGCCAAGAAGGCCGACCACCGCGCCGACATCTACTCGCTTGGGGTGATGCTCTACGAAGTGCTCACCGGCGACCTGCCCATGGGCAGCTACCCGGCGGCCACCTCGCGCAAGCCCGAGCTCGACAAGCGCGTCGACCCCATCATCGAGCGCTGCCTCAAGCCCGACCCCGCCGCTCGCTACCAGAAGGCCAGCGAGCTCCTCGCCGACCTCGAGCCGCTGGTGACGATGGTGACGATGCCGCCGCCCACGCTCACCAGCTGGGACAAGTTCGTCATCGACGTGCGGCGGCGGGTGCAAACCGCTGGCCGGGTGACGGGCGGCATCCTGGTGGCCGGCGCGTCGGTGGTGCTGGCCGTGGCCGCGGCGCGAAACAGCCTGCCCAAGCCGCCGCCGGAGCTGCCCACCGCGGTCTTCTCCACCGAGCTGCCCGACATGGACCGCGAGGCCGTGCCCGCGCGCGTCGAGGACCACGGGCTCGTGCACCAGGTGTGGATCGGCACCGGTCCGGACCAGCTCACCAGCCTGCCCGAGGGCCGTCCGCTCGAGGTGGCGACGGCCGACGGCCTCGCGTCGCTGAAGATCCGCTCGATGGTGCCGGATCATCCGGTGGGCCGGGTGAAGGTCGACGTGGTGGAGATCGACGGCCAGGCCGCGCGGCTCAACGCCGACGTGAACGTGGAGCCGCTCCACCCGGACCTGCGCGCGCGCTGGCGCAAGCTGGTCTTCGGCGAGGAGCAGAGCCCGCGCATCGCGCTCTCCATGCTCGGCTCGCCCGGTCGACACGCCACGGTGATGATTGGGCCGCCGGGCACGCCGGTGGCGCTGGAGTGGGTCTTCGGCGAGCGGCGCGGGGTGATGCTCGGGCCGCCCAGCCCGGCCGATCCCAGCCACCTGGCCATCGAGATCGATCTCGACGGCGAGCTGCGCGCCTTCGTCGGCAAGGGCCTGGACCGCCGGCCGGTGGGCGAGCCCGTCGCGCTGGGCAAGGGCTGGCGAAAGATCTTCGGCCGCCTCCCCATGCCGCAGTTCGACTGCGCCGAGGGGACTTGCGAGTTCAGCAAGGTCGTCTACGAAATCGAGAAGGAGCCGCCTCCGCCTCCGCCTCCGCCCGTCGTGGCCGCGGTGCTGCCCCCGGAGCCCGTGGAGCCCGTGCCGCCTCCGCCCGCGCGGCCCGGGCGCCCCGGAAAGAAAGGCCCGGAGCGCGCCGAGAAGTCCGAGCACAACCTCAAGCACGCAGAAGAGGGCAAGAAGGTCGTCAGCGGCAAGAAGAACGAGAAGCCGCTCGAGAAGCCCGCGCATCGTGGACGGGAAGGTCGCTAG
- a CDS encoding rRNA pseudouridine synthase codes for MARKRIPKWLVAASQHPGGLPPGEKPDWISRVLTRAGAVTPAELTAALDAGRATINGKPARAPLTLARATDDIRFDGQPVSFRPPTRVIVFHKPANTICTASDPDGHRTVYEALAPALTPELARYGWHCVGRLDLDTTGLLLFTNDERFVGHATSPASHLPKRYLATVAESATDAQLEPIRRGIDLHDGPARPAKAALRAPGLVELTLSEGRNHQVKRMLGGVGLPVRALHREAVGALVLDVPVGQCRELSAEEIRVALRFEPSP; via the coding sequence GTGGCCCGCAAACGCATCCCCAAGTGGCTCGTCGCCGCCAGCCAGCACCCCGGCGGCCTGCCCCCCGGCGAAAAGCCCGACTGGATCTCCCGGGTGCTCACCCGCGCCGGTGCCGTCACGCCCGCCGAGCTCACCGCCGCCCTCGACGCCGGCCGCGCCACCATCAACGGCAAGCCCGCGCGCGCGCCGCTCACCCTCGCCCGCGCCACCGACGACATCCGCTTCGACGGCCAGCCCGTCTCGTTCCGCCCGCCCACGCGGGTGATCGTTTTTCACAAGCCCGCGAACACCATCTGCACCGCGAGCGATCCCGACGGCCATCGCACCGTCTACGAAGCCCTCGCGCCCGCGCTCACCCCGGAGCTCGCGCGCTACGGCTGGCACTGCGTGGGCCGGCTCGACCTCGACACCACCGGGCTCCTGCTCTTCACCAACGACGAGCGCTTCGTGGGGCACGCCACCTCGCCCGCGTCGCATCTGCCCAAGCGCTACCTGGCCACCGTCGCCGAGAGCGCCACCGACGCCCAGCTCGAGCCCATTCGACGCGGCATCGATCTGCACGACGGGCCGGCGCGCCCGGCGAAGGCCGCGCTCCGCGCACCCGGCCTCGTGGAGCTCACGCTGAGCGAAGGCCGCAACCACCAGGTGAAGCGCATGCTCGGCGGCGTGGGCCTGCCCGTGCGCGCGCTGCACCGCGAGGCCGTGGGCGCGCTGGTGCTCGACGTGCCTGTGGGCCAGTGTCGCGAGCTCTCGGCCGAGGAGATCCGGGTGGCGCTGCGCTTCGAGCCTTCGCCATGA